A genomic region of Colletotrichum destructivum chromosome 1, complete sequence contains the following coding sequences:
- a CDS encoding Putative cysteine synthase/cystathionine beta-synthase, pyridoxal-phosphate attachment — protein sequence MNRIGVRRFATTAARAIDPPSAYSLTLSRAQGVVKGLTGAIGNTPLIRLNRLSAETGCEVLGKAEFMNPGGSVKDRAALYVVKDAEERGLLKPGGTVVEGTAGNTGIGLAHVCRSKGYKLVIYMPNTQSQGKIDLLRLLGAEVYPVPAVAFENPENYNHQARRHAERLDNAVWTNQFDNTANRRAHIETTGPEIWEQTRGGIDAFTCATGTAGTLAGITRYLKDVSGGRVKSFLADPPGSVLHSYVSSGGKLVERTGSSITEGIGQGRITDNLKPDIGLVDGSLTIADEKSIEMVYRCLDEEGLYLGASSALNVVAAKEVAEKLGKGNTVVTILCDGAYRYADRLFSRKWLAEKKLLGAIPKHLEKYIVLP from the exons ATGAACCGCATCGGCGTGCGCCGCttcgcgacgacggccgcccgCGCCATCGACCCGCCCAGCGCATACTCCCTCACCCTCTCCCGCGCGCAGGGCGTCGTCAAGGGCCTCACCGGCG CCATCGGCAACACCCCCCTCATCCGCCTCAACCGCctctcggccgagacgggctgcgaggtcctcggcaaGGCCGAGTTCATGAACCCGGGCGGCTCGGTTAAAGACCGCGCGGCGCTctacgtcgtcaaggacgccgaggagcgcgGGCTCCTCAAGCCtggcggcaccgtcgtcgagggcaccGCCGGCAACACGGGCATCGGCCTCGCGCACGTGTGCCGCTCCAAGGGATACAAGCTCGTCATCTACATGCCCAACACGCAGTCCCAGGGCAAGATCGacctgctgcggctgctgggCGCCGAGGTCTACCCCGTGCCCGCCGTCGCGTTCGAGAACCCCGAGAACTACAACCACCAGGCGCGGCGCCACGCCGAGAGGCTCGACAACGCCGTCTGGACGAACCAGTTCGACAACACGGCCAACCGCCGCGCCCACATCGAGACCACGGGACCCGAGATCTGGGAGCAGAcgcgcggcggcatcgacgccttCACCTGCGCCACGGGCACCGCGGGCACGCTCGCCGGCATCACGCGGTACCTCAAGGAcgtcagcggcggccgcgtcaAGTCGTTCCTCGCCGACCCGCCCGGCAGCGTGCTGCACTCGTACGTCTCGTCcggcggcaagctcgtcgagcgcACGGGGTCCAGCATCACCGAGGGCATCGGCCAGGGCCGCATCACGGACAACCTCAAGCCcgacatcggcctcgtcgacggctcgctgaccatcgccgacgagaagagcaTCGAGATGGTCTACCGCtgcctcgacgaggaaggccTGTACCTTGGCGCCAGCTCGGCCctcaacgtcgtcgccgccaaggaggtcgccgagaagctcggcaaGGGCAACACCGTCGTCACCATCCTGTGCGACGGCGCCTACCGCTACGCCGACAGGCTGTTCTCCCGCAAGTGGCTCGCTGAGAAGAAGCTCCTGGGCGCGATACCCAAGCATTTGGAAAAGTACATCGTCCTGCCGTAG
- a CDS encoding Putative large ribosomal subunit protein bL19 — MNATCLRRPIGCLKTALRQTRHQRLLTRSMATAPAAEPPASRPSPSTPLTKPSYFGPHDKPTFAVYPPLPSVRHTHKNPLPALDAQQRSTLDATGARTRLFDPARPDAAKVGDVLMVTTKSGEPFSGVCMSIRRRGVDTAILLRGQLMKVGIEMWYKIYSPTVIGIDIVWRRPKRARRARLTYLRKPKHDMGSVDHLVFAWKKERYGMRNRGKQVGTRF, encoded by the exons ATGAACGCCACCTGTCTCCGGAGGCCGATCGGCTGCCTCAAGACGGCCCTCCGCCAGACGCGGCACCAGAGGCTTCTGACCCGATCCATGGCCaccgctcccgccgccgagcccccGGCGTCAAgaccctcgccctccacaCCCTTGACCAAGCCCTCCTACT TCGGTCCCCACGACAAGCCCACCTTCGCAGTCTACCCACCACTCCCTTCAGTCCGCCACACGCACAAGAAccccctcccggccctcGATGCCCAGCAGCGCAGCACCCTCGACGCGACGGGCGCACGCACGCGGCTCTTCGACCCGGCGCGCCCGGATGCCGCCAAGGTCGGAGACGTGCTCATGGTCACGACAAAGTCAGGCGAGCCCTTCTCGGGCGTGTGCATGTCgatccgccgccgcggcgtcgacacgGCTATCCTGCTTCGCGGGCAGCTCATGAAGGTCGGCATCGAGATGTGGTACAAGATCTACTCGCCCaccgtcatcggcatcgacatcgtctGGCGCCGGCCCAAGCGCGCGCGCCGCGCCCGCCTGACGTACCTGCGCAAGCCCAAGCACGACATGGGCAGCGTCGACCACCTCGTCTTTGCttggaagaaggagaggtACGGCATGCGCAACAGGGGCAAGCAGGTCGGTACGAGGTTTTAG
- a CDS encoding uncharacterized protein (Putative cation transporter, potassium transporter Trk, fungi), with product MLQDTRGWLLAQLRAAKPSFISKKPHFNFISAHYFWICGLTMLGSILIYASAGGQMPYIDALFFASGANTQAGLNTIDVNLLNTFQQICLYFFTMTSNPITIHSSVVFLRLYWFEKRFQGVVREARQRRNTMSKSKSRARDELSQAERGRLSVRNIKVMHTNGHRSRMTNDGILLDMKEGEDGRISPGSNGFVPITITPAQHSPRDQTPDSASEHNENDAHSTDVSQGRITFAQHVFRSDGTEPEVKLPPPHSPAHLAILERQRNGPEETLRIPNPRDAERGMKPKRVEDDAAPEPEDERSNSVPHTNAATGGANDLPDAIGGNGGRRQTIKIAEPERPREPERSVKDEIAEEAEVIGRTIFPFALRKPRLFQKDDKKTHEDGDGAPENPIARVRSRTFDTIRTALTRDKVEDMPYLSFTPTMGRNSAFPGLTLEQREELGGIEYRSLRTLAVILLCYFWGFSIFAITCFLPWIYTSSNAKYASIVESAGVSKAWWGIFTANSAFNDLGLTLTPDSMNSFNDASFILMIMSFLIIIGNTGFPIMLRVVIWILSKIVPKRTGLWEELRFLLDHPRRCFTLLFPAGATWWLFIILIGLNVLDLLFFVLLDLNDNAVSHLPVHVRIVDGIFQAASTRTAGFSVVNISLLHPAVQVSYMIMMYISVFPIAISIRRTNVYEEKSLGVYHSPDEDMEGTNENSAWSYVGTHLRRQLSFDLWYVFLGLFILAITEGHRIQKNDFDVYSVLFEIVSAYGTVGLSLGYPNVNASLCSQFTTGGKLIIIAMQIRGRHRGLPYGLDRAVLLPSESRFEKEAEEAQPVLVRSATAASTGTALSATRSNLRSRRMSTNRGQGNLITQFLHPGPMIPHEDSLTNLSRRSRSFGTDDHSQMGNNMRRRNTEPVEDDTTSSDSETAAPPRRVFTTPAR from the exons ATGCTCCAAGACACGCGCGGCTGGCTGCTCGCCCAGCTCCGGGCAGCCAAGCCCTCTTTTATATCCAAGAAGCCGCACTTCAACTTCATCTCGGCTCACT ACTTTTGGATTTGCGGCCTCACTATGCTGGGCTCAATCCTGATTTATGCCTCCGCTGGCGGCCAGATGCCCTACATCGAcgctctcttcttcgccagTGGCGCCAACACCCAGGCCGGCCTCAACACCATTGACGTCAACCTGCTGAACACGTTTCAGCAAATATGCCTGTATTTTTTCACCATGACGTCTAACCCCATCACCATTCACTCCTCGGTCGTCTTCCTGCGGCTGTACTGGTTCGAAAAGCGATTCCAGGGCGTCGTCCGCGAAGCTCGTCAACGGAGGAACACCAtgtccaagtccaagtccaggGCGAGGGACGAGTTGAGCCAGGCCGAGAGAGGCCGTCTGAGCGTGCGCAATATCAAGGTCATGCACACGAATGGCCACCGCTCCAGGATGACCAACGATGGCATCCTGCTCGACAtgaaggagggcgaggacggtcGCATATCGCCGGGGAGCAACGGCTTCGttcccatcaccatcacgCCGGCACAGCACTCTCCCAGAGACCAGACGCCGGACAGCGCCTCGGAGCACAACGAAAACGACGCCCATAGTACGGATGTGTCGCAAGGTAGGATCACCTTTGCTCAGCATGTCTTCCGAAGCGACGGGACGGAACCGGAAGTCAAGCTCCCGCCGCCTCATTCTCCTGCCCACTTGGCCATCCTCGAGCGCCAACGAAACGGTCCTGAGGAGACACTGCGCATCCCGAACCCCCGGGATGCCGAGAGGGGCATGAAGCCCAAGCGGGTTGAGGACGACGCTGCCCCAgagcccgaggacgaaaggaGTAACAGCGTTCCGCATACCAATGCTGCGACTGGCGGAGCGAATGACTTGCCGGATGCCATCGGCGGCAATGGAGGCCGACGGCAGACAATTAAAATCGCCGAGCCTGAACGTCCGAGGGAGCCCGAAAGGAGCGTCAAGGACGAGATTgcggaggaggccgaggtgatTGGTAGAACAATCTTCCCTTTCGCACTGCGCAAGCCCAGGCTCTTTCAaaaggacgacaagaagacccacgaagacggcgacggcgccccCGAAAATCCCATCGCCAGGGTCAGGAGCCGTACCTTTGATACCATCAGGACCGCATTGACCCGCGATAAAGTCGAGGACATGCCGTACCTGAGTTTCACGCCCACGATGGGCCGCAACTCCGCCTTCCCTGGCTTGACGCTGGAGCAACGCGAGGAACTGGGAGGTATCGAATACCGGTCTCTGAGGACACTCGCCGTGATCCTGCTGTGCTACTTCTGGGGATTCTCAATCTTCGCCATCACTTGCTTCCTCCCGTGGATCTACACCAGCTCCAACGCCAAGTACGCCAGCATTGTCGAGTCGGCCGGCGTCAGCAAGGCTTGGTGGGGGATATTCACGGCGAACTCGGCGTTCAACGACCTGGGTCTCACCCTTACGCCCGACAGCATGAACTCATTCAACGACGCGTCGTTCATCCTGATGATCATGTCCTTCTTGatcatcatcggcaacaCCGGCTTTCCCATCATGCTCCGCGTCGTCATCTGGATATTGTCCAAAATTGTGCCAAAGCGTACCGGGCTGTGGGAGGAACTACGCTTCCTCCTGGACCATCCCCGTCGCTGTTTTACTCTGTTGTTCCCAGCAGGTGCTACCTGGTGGCTCTTTATCATTCTCATCGGTCTGAACGTGCTCGACCTGCTGTTCTTCGTCTTGCTGGAT CTGAACGATAATGCCGTGAGCCACCTACCGGTGCACGTCCGCATCGTGGACGGCATCTTTCAGGCCGCGTCCACCAGAACGGCGGGTTTCTCGGTTGTCAACATTTCGCTGCTGCACCCTGCCGTGCAGGTTTCGTACATGATCATGATGTACATTTCAGTCTTTCCGATTGCCATCTCGATCCGTCGCACCAACGTGTACGAAGAGAAGTCTCTCGGCGTGTACCACAGCCCCGACGAAGACATGGAAGGTACCAACGAGAACAGCGCCTGGTCTTACGTCGGCACCCATTTGCGGCGCCAGCTGTCGTTCGATTTGTGGTATGTTTTCTTGGGCCTCTTCATCCTGGCCATCACGGAAGGCCACCGGATCCAGAAGAATGACTTCGACGTTTACTCCGTCCTTTTCGAGATCGTGAGTGCATACGGCACGGTTGGACTCAGTCTGGGGTACCCCAACGTCAACGCCTCGCTCTGCTCGCAATTCACCACCGGGGGCAAACTGATCATAATTGCGATGCAAATTCGCGGACGACACCGTGGTTTGCCTTACGGCCTCGATCGTGCGGTTCTCTTGCCTAGCGAGTCTCGATTCGAGAAAGAGGCCGAAGAGGCGCAGCCAGTCCTGGTCCGATCTGCCACTGCCGCGTCGACTGGAACAGCACTCAGCGCGACTCGATCCAATTTGCGGTCGAGAAGAATGAGCACAAACAGGGGTCAAGGAAATCTCATCACCCAGTTCCTTCACCCAGGACCCATGATTCCTCACGAGGACAGCCTGACGAACCTGTCAAGACGAAGCAGGTCGTTTGGCACCGATGACCATTCTCAGATGGGCAACAACATGAGACGGCGCAACACCGAGCCGGTGGAGGACGACACCACGTCTAGCGACAGTgagacggcggcgcctccCCGGAGGGTCTTCACCACGCCGGCACGCTAG
- a CDS encoding Putative helicase XPB/Ssl2, Helicase superfamily 1/2, ATP-binding domain-containing protein, with translation MPPKRKAQGAVTGSIKAGKGSVVSTPGGATPRSIASDNESSVVDPVSESEDENLEKNVDKFSVEAYLDRPKTNDSMSGLFKKKRDFSFLALKPDYQNRPLWIDPAKGRIFLESFNPLAEQAQDFLITIAEPISRPSFVHEYALTTHSLYAAVSVGLSPQDIINTLDRFLKMPLPDSIRKFIEGCTQSFGKVKLVLKNTKYFVESTDPVILQKLLKDPIIGPLRVHGTEEITTTAAPKQGPLVIPGTANAAGVRQAEEQKAKGREGEVKEGEVYAALNDDDDDDQEITHAFEISDEAVETVQKRCLELEYPVLEEYDFRRDEANPNLEIDLRPGTLIRPYQEKSLSKMFGNGRAKSGLIVLPCGAGKTLVGITAACTVKKGVIVLCTSSMSVVQWRNEFLKWSNIKPEDIEAFTSDNKGRIFPGNTGIIVTTYSMVTQTRERSHEAKKMMDFLQTREWGLMLLDEVHVVPANIFRKVTSSIKTHSKLGLTATLLREDDKISDLNFLIGPKLYEANWMELSEQGHIAKVQCAEVWCPMTTEFYDEYLKASARKRALLYIMNPRKFQAAQYLINYHESRGDKIIVFSDNVYALKTYAEKLEKAYIFGGTGQAERMNILQNFQHNPQVNTLFLSKIGDTSLDLPEATCLIQISSHYGSRRQEAQRLGRILRAKRRNDEGFNAFFYSLVSKDTQEMYYSSKRQAFLVDQGYAFKVITQLANIEKTPGLAYAAASERRELLQKVLIENEAGGEDEVIDDLFHSGTMGRAPLRGKKKAAARRTAGLLGDLSGGQDMAYMEQNKRVKLKKAKGESSAFFKKIQREKAKR, from the coding sequence ATGCCACCGAAGCGGAAGGCTCAAGGGGCCGTTACCGGCAGCATCAAGGCAGGAAAGGGCTCCGTGGTGTCGACGCCAGGAGGAGCCACTCCGAGGAGCATCGCTAGCGACAATGAATCCTCGGTGGTGGATCCTGTGAGCGAGTCCGAAGATGAGAATCTCGAGAAGAACGTCGACAAGTTCTCGGTCGAGGCCTACCTCGACAGACCCAAGACGAACGATTCCATGTCGGGGCtcttcaagaagaagcgcgacTTCTCTTTCCTGGCGCTCAAGCCCGATTACCAGAACCGTCCGCTTTGGATCGACCCGGCCAAGGGACGCATCTTCCTCGAAAGTTTCAACCCGCTTGCCGAGCAGGCGCAAGACttcctcatcaccatcgccgagccGATCTCTCGCCCGTCCTTCGTCCACGAATATGCGCTCACGACGCACAGCCTGTATGCTGCGGTCTCGGTGGGATTGTCGCCCCAGGACATCATCAACACACTCGACCGGTTCCTAAAGATGCCCTTGCCCGACAGCATTCGCAAATTCATCGAAGGTTGCACACAAAGCTTCGGCAAGGTGAAGCTGGTACTCAAGAACACCAAGTATTTCGTCGAGAGTACGGATCCCGTCATTCTGCAGAAGCTGCTGAAGGATCCCATCATCGGGCCGCTCCGGGTACACGGCACCGAGGAGATCACGACAACCGCCGCTCCGAAGCAGGGACCGTTGGTCATCCCAGGCACGGCAAACGCTGCGGGCGTCCGTCAGGCTgaagagcagaaggccaagggccgtgagggcgaggtcaaggagggcgaggtgtACGCGGcgctcaacgacgacgacgatgacgatcAGGAAATCACCCACGCTTTTGAAATCTcggacgaggcggtcgagaCGGTCCAGAAGCGATGCCTGGAGCTGGAGTATCCGGTGCTGGAGGAGTACGATTTCAGAAGAGACGAGGCCAACCCGAACCTGGAAATCGACCTTCGCCCGGGTACCTTGATTCGGCCGTACCAAGAAAAGAGTCTGAGCAAGATGTTCGGTAACGGCCGAGCCAAGAGCGGTCTCATCGTCCTCCCTTGCGGTGCTGGAAAGACGCTAGTCGGCATCACGGCAGCTTGCACCGTCAAGAAGGGCGTGATCGTACTCTGCACCAGCTCGATGTCGGTCGTGCAATGGCGAAACGAGTTCCTCAAGTGGTCCAACATCAAGCCCGAGGATATCGAGGCCTTCACCTCCGACAACAAGGGCAGGATCTTCCCGGGTAACACCGGCATCATTGTGACCACGTACTCCATGGTTACCCAGACCAGGGAGCGGTCTCACGaagcgaagaagatgatggacTTCCTCCAGACTCGCGAGTGGGGCCTGATGCTTCTCGACGAAGTGCACGTCGTCCCTGCCAACATCTTCAGAAAGGTCACGTCATCGATCAAGACACACTCGAAGCTCGGCCTGACTGCCACGCTTCTACGTGAGGATGACAAGATTTCGGACCTGAACTTCCTCATCGGCCCCAAGCTGTACGAGGCCAACTGGATGGAGCTTTCCGAACAAGGCCACATCGCCAAGGTCCAGTGTGCAGAGGTCTGGTGCCCCATGACGACAGAGTTCTACGACGAGTACCTCAAGGCATCTGCGAGGAAGCGGGCGCTGCTGTACATCATGAACCCACGCAAGTTCCAGGCCGCCCAGTACCTCATCAACTACCACGAGTCACGCGGAGACAAGATCATTGTCTTCTCGGACAACGTCTACGCCCTGAAGACgtacgccgagaagctggagaaggCATACATCTTCGGCGGCACGGGACAGGCGGAGCGCATGAACATTCTGCAGAACTTCCAGCACAACCCGCAAGTCAACACGCTGTTCCTGTCCAAGATTGGAGATACGTCTCTCGATCTTCCGGAGGCCACATGTCTCATCCAGATCTCGTCACATTACGGCTCCCGTCGTCAGGAGGCCCAGCGTCTCGGCCGCATTCTGCGAGCGAAGCGCAGAAACGACGAGGGCTTCAACGCCTTCTTCTACTCGCTGGTGTCCAAGGACACCCAAGAGATGTACTACTCGTCGAAGAGACAGGCCTTTTTGGTCGACCAGGGATATGCCTTCAAGGTCATCACGCAGCTGGCCAACATTGAAAAGACACCCGGTCTTGCCTACGCTGCAGCGAGCGAGAGACGAGAGCTCCTGCAAAAGGTCCTCATCGAGAAcgaggctggcggcgaggacgaagtCATTGACGATCTGTTCCACAGCGGCACGATGGGTCGGGCGCCGCTCaggggcaagaagaaggccgctgCCCGGAGAACGGCCGGTCTGCTGGGTGACCTGTCGGGCGGGCAGGACATGGCGTACATGGAGCAAAACAAGAGGGTCAagctcaagaaggccaagggaGAGAGCAGTGCGTTCTTCAAGAAGATCCAGAGAGAGAAGGCCAAACGGTAG
- a CDS encoding Putative Zinc finger, CHY-type: MCKHILNAQVAIRSPCCKKWFDCADCHHEQEKHPLMQSVEMVFACKKCKKCFRKDAAEFEESDEYCPHCDNHFVIEAKTPKAAISVEGEDARKDSRMIKDERVRQIAGRSIFDPTDDADKLG; encoded by the exons ATGTG CAAGCACATTCTCAACGCCCAAGTCGCGATCCGGTCGCCCTGCT GCAAAAAATGGTTCGACTGCGCCGATTGTCACCATGAGCAGGAGAAGCACCCCCTGATGCAGAGCGTCGAGATGGTCTTCGCCTGCAAGAAGTGCAAGAAGTGCTTCCGCAAAGATGCagccgagttcgaggagTCTGACGAGTACTGCCCACACTGCGACAACCACTTCGTCATCGAAGCCAAGACGCCCAAGGCTGCCATCtccgtcgagggcgaggacgcaCGCAAGGACAGCCGGATGATCAAGGACGAGCGTGTCCGGCAGATTGCCGGGCGATCAATATTCGACCCGACCGACGACGCAGACAAGCTCGGTTAA
- a CDS encoding Putative proteasome alpha-subunit domain, proteasome, subunit alpha/beta, nucleophile aminohydrolase: protein MASGYDRALSVFSPDGHVFQVEYAGEAVKRGTCAVGVKGSDVVVLGCEKRSAMKLQDTRITPSKIQLLDTHVCLAFAGLNADARILVDKARLEAQSHRLTVEDPASIEYMTKYVAGVQQRYTQSGGVRPFGISTLIVGFDSGSKVPRLYQTEPSGIYSAWKANAIGRSSKTVREFLERNYKEDMDREATIRLAIKSLLEVVQTGAKNIEIALMAPGKTIEMLPVEEIENYVKNIEQEKQEEAAKKKTGRTPGTGSAAILTRGPDSGEGDE from the exons ATGGCTTCAGGATACGACAGAGCGCTGTCCG TCTTCAG TCCCGATGGACACGTCTTCCAGGTCGAGTACGCTGGCGAAGCCGTCAAGCGAG GAACATGTGCGGTCGGCGTCAAGGGCTCGGATGTCGTCGTTCTCGGATGCGAAAAGCGATCAGCCATGAAGCTGCAAGATACCCGAATCACCCCGTCCAAGATTCAACTCCTCGACACCCACGTCTGCCTCGCATTCGCCGGCTTGAACGCCGATGCCCGtatcctcgtcgacaaggcgcGGTTAGAGGCGCAGTCCCACCGACTGACGGTCGAAGACCCCGCCTCCATCGAGTACATGACCAAGTACGTTGCCGGTGTCCAGCAACGGTACACACAGAGCGGTGGTGTCCGCCCCTTCGGCATCAGCACCTTGATTGTCGGCTtcgacagcggcagcaaggTCCCCCGCCTCTACCAGACTGAGCCCTCGGGCATCTACTCGGCATG GAAAGCCAACGCCATCGGCCGTTCCAGCAAGACCGTTCGCGAGTTCCTCGAACGCAACTACAAGGAGGACATGGATAGAGAGGCCACCATTCGGCTTGCCATCAAGTCCCTTCTCGAGGTTGTCCAGACGGGGGCCAAGAACATCGAGATCGCGCTGATGGCGCCTGGCAAGACGATCGAGATGCTTCCCGTGGAGGAGATTGAGAACTACGTCAAGAACATTGAGCAGGAGAAGCAagaggaggcggcgaagaagaagactggCCGCACGCCAGGCACCGGAAGCGCGGCGATCCTTACGAGAGGCCCGGACTCTGGCGAGGGTGATGAGTAA
- a CDS encoding Putative zn(2)Cys(6) fungal-type DNA-binding domain-containing protein — MVGVRGKYKGCETCRARRVKCDNERPFCRKCIDSGRECAGYEREMVFITATIDDAGRCSSHPPRQVQSSSRRSGGGHHAEDIPPRLTPTEPLTPAWDDLVLLSDNDVVYAVQIAALHTRLQSVARTPEGQGQVKFRVALPDYSPVDVETWDNGSNMDLAAHTIVSILPTGSDNGAPEGICAFLFEQNTSSLVMNGITPWGVPQEHLDVVKKLGPAHFRQFPAHHFFVRVYRSSAITLALLHRKATFLASIEWCTVPWELHAKTPLDRLFDIIAILPGILARADRTTPFSATLQRRLKAQELLEGCLRLERRLEEWEFFARAPTAEHPYAYWIEDPDDPDAQQIPFSDSLAFRDGISSVTFLYHWMALLLLHRCIETLHHTIFQPVIEDFPHMYPDLPPNLQINLARYQQRRDFASRICRALDFALSTSVQPDLLAAPLAVALEYYREINASSRDGELEIMWCENFKLRLRSKGQDIANVIQSRSWAEIGRG, encoded by the exons ATGGTTGGAGTCCGCGGGAAGTATAAGGGGTGTGAGACGTGTAGGGCTCGGAGAGTCAAG TGCGACAACGAACGCCCATTCTGCCGAAAATGCATCGACAGCGGCCGCGAGTGCGCTGGGTACGAGCGGGAAATGGTCTTCATCACCGCAACCATagacgacgccggccgcTGCTCGTCTCATCCGCCGCGCCAGGTGcagtcgtcctcgaggaggagcggagGGGGGCATCATGCTGAAGATATCCCGCCGCGCTTGACACCGACAGAGCCACTGACGCCAGCCTGGGATGATTTGGTGTTGCTGTCCGACAACGATGTCGTGTATGCGGTGCAGATCGCGGCTTTGCACACCAGGCTGCAGAGCGTCGCGAGAACGCCCGAGGGGCAGGGCCAGGTCAAGTTTCGGGTGGCCTTGCCAGATTACTCGccggtcgacgtcgaaaCCTGGGACAATGGCAGCAACATGGACTTGGCGGCGCATACCATAGTCAGCATTCTGCCCACGGGCAGCGATAACGGTGCCCCCGAGGGAATCTGCGCCTTTCTGTTCGAG CAAAACACATCGTCTCTGGTGATGAACGGTATCACCCCTTGGGGCGTCCCCCAGGAGCACCTGGACGTTGTCAAGAAACTGGGCCCTGCCCATTTCCGCCAGTTTCCAGCTCACCACTTCTTCGTCCGAGTGTATAGGAGCAGCGCT ATCACCCTCGCTCTTCTGCATAGAAAGGCAACGTTCCTGGCATCCATCGAATGGTGCACTGTCCCGTGGGAGCTGCATGCCAAGACTCCCCTGGACAGGCTtttcgacatcatcgccattTTGCCGGGCATCTTGGCTCGAGCCGACCGAACGACACCGTTTTCCGCAACGCTGCAGAGACGGTTGAAGGCCCAAGAACTGTTGGAGGGCTGCTTGCGGCTGGAAAGGAGGCTCGAGGAGTGGGAGTTCTTTGCCCGGGCCCCCACGGCCGAACACCCGTACGCATACTGGATAGAAGATCCAGACGATCCGGACGCGCAACAGATCCCATTTTCAGACAGCCTTGCCTTCAGGGACGGGATTTCTTCGGTGACGTTCTTGTACCACTGGATGGCGTTGCTGCTCCTTCATCGATGCATCGAGACCCTGCACCACACCATCTTCCAGCCCGTGATTGAGGACTTTCCCCACATGTACCCCGACCTGCCGCCGAATTTGCAAATCAACTTGGCCAGGTACCAGCAACGGCGGGACTTTGCCTCGAGAATATGCCGGGCGCTGGACTTTGCGCTGTCGACGAGCGTTCAGCCCGACCTGCTGGCGGCGCCTCTCGCCGTGGCCTTGGAGTATTACCGGGAAATCAACGCGTCTTCGAGGGATGGCGAGCTGGAGATCATGTGGTGCGAGAATTTCAAGCTTCGGTTGAGGTCGAAGGGGCAAGACATCGCCAATGTCATCCAGAGTCGATCGTGGGCCGAAATTGGAAGGGGTTGA